One genomic region from Candidatus Cetobacterium colombiensis encodes:
- a CDS encoding lipopolysaccharide core heptose(II) kinase RfaY, which produces MEKVKCNDAIDFNLINKINDKNFKILKALKDDKRSKVLLIEINGNKYVYKIPLEKNKRGWQRIISVIRGSESKREFKNYSRIQKLGFKGPTPIMYWEKRKLGMAIDSFLVTSYVEGKSAKKEDLLLVEKELRKIHDKGYLHGDSQLSNFMVENNEIFLIDAKLMKNKYGKAGETYEFIYLEESCHENIDIYNKNNLSYKIAKSLNSYLHWIGKLKKTIRGKGR; this is translated from the coding sequence ATGGAAAAAGTTAAATGCAACGATGCAATAGATTTTAACCTGATTAATAAAATAAATGATAAAAATTTTAAAATACTGAAAGCTTTGAAAGATGATAAAAGAAGTAAAGTTTTACTAATAGAAATAAATGGAAATAAGTATGTTTATAAAATACCTCTAGAGAAAAATAAAAGAGGATGGCAAAGAATTATTTCTGTAATTAGAGGAAGTGAAAGTAAAAGAGAGTTTAAAAATTACTCTAGAATTCAAAAATTAGGATTCAAAGGTCCTACTCCTATTATGTATTGGGAAAAAAGAAAATTAGGAATGGCAATAGATTCTTTTTTAGTGACTTCTTATGTAGAAGGAAAATCTGCTAAAAAAGAAGATTTATTATTAGTAGAAAAAGAGTTAAGAAAAATTCATGATAAAGGATATTTACATGGTGACTCTCAACTTAGTAATTTTATGGTAGAGAATAATGAGATTTTTTTGATAGATGCAAAATTAATGAAGAATAAATATGGTAAAGCAGGTGAAACATACGAATTTATATACTTAGAAGAAAGTTGTCATGAGAATATTGACATTTACAACAAAAATAATTTAAGTTATAAAATAGCAAAAAGTTTAAATAGTTACCTGCATTGGATTGGCAAATTGAAAAAGACAATTCGAGGAAAGGGAAGATAA
- a CDS encoding glycosyltransferase family 2 protein: MKISVAMITFNEEKILKRTLESVKGIADEIVIVDSGSTDLTEEIAKEYNAKFHKESWKGYGPQRNSAIEKCKGEWILNIDADEEISEELKDKILSIINDEQNKKEIFKINRLSVCFGKKLKHGGWGTSYAIRLFKKGSGLFNDNTVHEAFETNKEIFKIKENIYHHSYLTMEDYFNRFNRYTTEGAKDYYRKKKKVNIFDIAINPIYKFVKMYIFRLGFLDGVEGFVIASTSSLYSMIKYFKLREMYKNGSYLQKDNNIKNR, translated from the coding sequence ATGAAAATATCTGTTGCAATGATAACCTTTAATGAAGAGAAAATATTAAAAAGAACCTTAGAATCCGTTAAAGGAATAGCAGATGAAATTGTTATTGTAGATAGTGGATCAACAGATTTAACAGAAGAAATTGCAAAAGAATATAATGCAAAATTTCATAAAGAATCTTGGAAAGGATATGGGCCACAAAGAAATTCGGCTATAGAAAAATGTAAAGGTGAATGGATTTTAAATATTGATGCAGATGAGGAAATTTCTGAAGAATTAAAAGATAAGATTTTATCAATTATAAATGATGAACAAAATAAAAAAGAAATTTTTAAAATAAATAGATTATCAGTTTGTTTTGGAAAAAAGTTAAAACACGGAGGATGGGGAACATCCTATGCGATAAGATTATTTAAAAAAGGATCAGGTCTTTTCAATGATAATACAGTTCATGAAGCATTTGAAACGAATAAAGAAATTTTTAAAATAAAAGAAAATATATATCATCATTCATATTTAACAATGGAAGATTATTTTAATAGATTTAATAGATATACAACAGAAGGTGCTAAGGATTATTATAGAAAGAAAAAGAAAGTAAATATATTTGATATAGCAATAAATCCAATATATAAATTTGTAAAAATGTATATATTTAGATTGGGATTTTTAGATGGAGTTGAAGGATTTGTAATAGCATCAACAAGTTCTTTATATTCAATGATCAAATATTTTAAGTTGAGGGAGATGTATAAAAATGGATCGTATTTACAAAAGGATAATAATATCAAGAACAGATAA
- the nifJ gene encoding pyruvate:ferredoxin (flavodoxin) oxidoreductase, with translation MAKKMQTMDGNQAAAYASYAFTEVAGIYPITPSSPMAEYTDEWASRGMKNMFGVPVKVVEMQSEAGAAGTVHGSLQAGALTTTYTASQGLLLKVPNMYKIAGELLPGVIHVAARSLAAQALSIFGDHQDVYAARQTGFAMLFESSVQEVMDLSGVAHLAAIKSRVPFMNIFDGFRTSHEIQKVEVMDFDVFRNLVDMDAIKAFRERALNPENPVTKGTAQNDDIYFQTREVQNKFYDAVPAIVANYMEEISKVTGRDYKPFNYYGAADAENIVVAMGSVCETLIETVDYLVEKGEKVGLINVHLYRPFSAEYFFNVFPKTVKKIAVLDRTKEPGSLGEPLYLDIRGLFYGMENAPLIVGGRYGLSSKDTTPAQMKAVFDNLNLAEPKNGFVVGIEDDVTFKSLEVGSHIETGAEGVRECLFFGLGSDGTVGANKNSIKIIGDKTDLYAQGYFAYDSKKSGGSTRSHLRFGKHPIKSTYLVSSPNFVACSVPAYLTQYDMISGLKQGGTFLLNCVWDKDEVVAHLPNSVKKALAEKNAKFYIINANKLASEIGLAGRTNTIMQSAFFKLADVIPFEDAQTYMKQYAEKSYAKKGDAIVKMNYEAIEKGAGELVEIAVDPTWANLSVESKEEKGACSCTGCSCGSTSKLEAFVEKIAKPINALKGEELPVSTFLGYEDGTFENGTTAFEKRGVAVNVPEWKSENCIQCNQCSFVCPHAVIRPFLMTAEEKAGAPNELKTKTPIGKGLEGLEYKIQVSPLDCTGCGLCANVCPAKEKALVMVPIGQEVEKGEQENADYLFNKVTYKDEFMPKTSVKGSQFAQPLFEFHGACGGCGETPYIKAITQLFGDRMMIANATGCSSIYGGSAPSTPYTTNSCGEGPSWANSLFEDNAEFGYGMATAVETMRDKIQTLMEENMENVSPEVAAMFAEWIENRADGNKTKEIRTKLVAALEACNCGVATEILELKQYLVKKSQWIFGGDGWAYDIGYGGLDHVLASSDDINVLVMDTEIYSNTGGQASKSTQTGAVAKFAAGGKPNKKKDLAAIAMSYGHIYVAQVSMGANQAQYLKAIAEAEAYPGPSLIIAYAPCISHGLKNGMGNSQLEMKKATECGYWPIFRYNPLLEKEGKNPLQIDCKEPNWDNYNDYLMGEVRYATLAKSKPEHAKELFTKNKAESQRRWRQYQRLASLDFTAEAK, from the coding sequence ATGGCTAAAAAAATGCAAACTATGGATGGTAACCAAGCAGCAGCATACGCATCATATGCGTTTACAGAAGTAGCAGGTATCTATCCAATAACTCCATCATCGCCAATGGCTGAGTACACTGACGAGTGGGCATCAAGAGGAATGAAAAATATGTTTGGAGTTCCAGTAAAAGTTGTTGAAATGCAATCAGAGGCAGGAGCAGCTGGAACAGTTCACGGATCTTTACAAGCAGGAGCTTTAACTACAACATATACAGCATCACAAGGATTACTATTAAAAGTGCCTAATATGTATAAAATTGCTGGAGAACTTTTACCAGGAGTTATACATGTAGCAGCAAGATCGTTAGCAGCACAAGCTTTATCAATCTTTGGAGATCACCAAGACGTTTATGCAGCTAGACAAACTGGATTTGCTATGTTATTTGAGAGTTCAGTACAAGAAGTAATGGATTTATCAGGAGTTGCGCATTTAGCAGCAATTAAATCAAGAGTACCGTTCATGAATATATTTGATGGATTTAGAACTTCACACGAAATTCAAAAAGTTGAAGTAATGGATTTTGATGTATTCAGAAACTTAGTTGATATGGATGCAATAAAAGCTTTTAGAGAAAGAGCTTTAAATCCTGAAAACCCAGTAACTAAAGGAACAGCTCAAAATGACGATATTTATTTCCAAACTAGAGAAGTACAAAACAAATTCTACGATGCAGTTCCTGCAATAGTAGCTAACTATATGGAAGAAATATCAAAAGTAACAGGAAGAGATTATAAGCCATTTAATTATTATGGAGCAGCAGATGCTGAGAACATTGTTGTAGCAATGGGATCTGTATGCGAAACATTAATAGAAACTGTAGATTACTTAGTAGAAAAAGGAGAAAAAGTTGGATTAATAAATGTTCACCTTTATAGACCATTCTCTGCAGAGTATTTCTTCAATGTATTCCCTAAGACAGTTAAGAAAATTGCTGTACTAGATAGAACAAAAGAACCAGGATCTCTAGGAGAGCCATTATACCTAGATATTAGAGGTTTATTCTACGGAATGGAAAATGCTCCATTAATCGTAGGAGGAAGATATGGATTATCTTCAAAAGATACAACACCAGCTCAAATGAAAGCTGTATTTGATAACTTAAATTTAGCTGAGCCAAAAAATGGATTCGTAGTAGGTATAGAGGATGACGTTACTTTCAAATCATTAGAAGTAGGGTCTCATATTGAAACAGGAGCTGAAGGAGTAAGAGAATGCTTATTCTTCGGATTAGGATCAGATGGAACAGTAGGAGCTAATAAAAACTCAATAAAAATTATTGGAGATAAAACAGATTTATATGCGCAAGGGTACTTTGCATATGACTCAAAAAAATCTGGAGGATCAACAAGATCTCACTTAAGATTTGGTAAACATCCAATTAAATCAACATATTTAGTATCATCACCAAACTTTGTTGCATGTTCAGTGCCGGCTTATTTAACTCAATATGATATGATAAGTGGATTAAAGCAAGGTGGAACTTTCTTATTAAACTGCGTATGGGATAAAGATGAAGTTGTAGCTCATTTACCAAATTCAGTTAAGAAAGCTTTAGCAGAGAAAAATGCTAAGTTCTATATAATTAACGCTAATAAACTAGCATCAGAAATTGGATTAGCAGGAAGAACTAATACAATAATGCAATCTGCATTCTTTAAATTAGCAGATGTTATCCCATTTGAAGATGCTCAAACTTATATGAAGCAATATGCTGAAAAATCATATGCTAAAAAAGGTGACGCTATCGTTAAAATGAACTATGAAGCTATTGAAAAAGGAGCTGGAGAACTAGTTGAAATAGCAGTTGATCCAACTTGGGCAAACTTATCAGTAGAATCAAAAGAGGAAAAGGGAGCTTGTTCATGTACAGGATGTAGCTGTGGATCAACAAGTAAATTAGAGGCATTCGTAGAAAAAATTGCTAAGCCTATAAATGCTTTAAAAGGTGAAGAGTTACCAGTTTCTACTTTCTTAGGATATGAAGATGGAACATTTGAGAACGGAACAACTGCTTTTGAAAAGAGAGGAGTTGCAGTAAACGTTCCTGAGTGGAAATCAGAAAACTGTATTCAATGTAACCAGTGTTCATTCGTTTGTCCACATGCAGTTATAAGACCTTTCTTAATGACAGCTGAGGAGAAGGCAGGAGCACCAAACGAGTTAAAAACAAAAACTCCAATTGGTAAAGGTTTAGAAGGATTAGAGTATAAAATTCAAGTATCACCTTTAGATTGTACAGGATGTGGACTATGTGCAAATGTATGTCCAGCTAAAGAAAAAGCTTTAGTAATGGTACCAATCGGTCAAGAAGTTGAAAAAGGAGAGCAAGAAAATGCTGATTACTTATTCAATAAAGTAACTTATAAAGATGAGTTTATGCCAAAAACTTCAGTAAAAGGGTCACAGTTTGCACAACCATTATTCGAGTTCCATGGAGCTTGTGGAGGATGTGGAGAAACTCCTTATATTAAAGCAATAACTCAATTATTTGGAGATAGAATGATGATAGCTAATGCTACAGGATGTTCTTCAATTTATGGAGGATCAGCACCATCTACTCCTTATACAACAAACAGCTGTGGAGAAGGTCCGTCATGGGCTAACTCATTATTTGAGGATAATGCAGAGTTTGGATACGGAATGGCAACAGCAGTTGAAACAATGAGAGATAAAATTCAAACACTAATGGAAGAGAATATGGAAAATGTTTCTCCAGAAGTAGCGGCAATGTTTGCTGAGTGGATTGAAAATAGAGCTGATGGAAACAAAACTAAAGAAATCAGAACTAAATTAGTTGCAGCTTTAGAAGCATGTAACTGTGGAGTAGCAACAGAAATTTTAGAGTTAAAACAATATCTAGTTAAGAAATCACAATGGATATTTGGAGGAGACGGATGGGCTTATGACATCGGTTATGGAGGATTAGACCACGTATTAGCTTCTTCAGATGATATTAATGTTTTAGTAATGGATACAGAAATTTATTCTAACACAGGTGGACAAGCATCTAAGTCAACTCAAACAGGAGCAGTTGCTAAGTTTGCGGCTGGTGGAAAACCAAATAAGAAGAAAGATTTAGCAGCAATTGCAATGTCTTATGGACATATCTATGTTGCACAGGTATCTATGGGAGCTAACCAAGCTCAATACTTAAAAGCTATAGCTGAAGCTGAGGCTTATCCAGGACCATCATTAATCATCGCTTATGCACCTTGTATAAGTCACGGATTAAAGAACGGAATGGGTAACAGTCAACTTGAGATGAAAAAAGCTACAGAGTGTGGATACTGGCCAATCTTCAGATATAATCCATTATTAGAGAAGGAAGGAAAAAATCCTCTTCAAATAGATTGTAAAGAGCCTAACTGGGATAACTATAATGACTACTTAATGGGAGAGGTTAGATATGCTACATTAGCAAAATCTAAACCGGAGCATGCAAAAGAATTATTCACTAAGAATAAAGCAGAATCTCAAAGAAGATGGAGACAATATCAAAGACTTGCGTCTTTAGACTTCACAGCAGAAGCTAAGTAG
- a CDS encoding glycosyltransferase family 9 protein, whose translation MDRIYKRIIISRTDKIGDLILSIPSFFMVRKMYPDAEITLLVRSYNYNIVKNLPYINRVIQIDNYRQKELLEKIQYFNADVFIALYVDKFVMQLAKASKAKIKIGPLSKLKSFFIFNKGVLQKRSKSIKHEAEYNLDLIKKLDKKKFEERFELNTQIFLDKNNLESAEKFFKDNNIGEKVLVVNPFMGGSAKNITDEQYADVLRKVYDESESIDIIITAHISDEDRGLALVEKIGRERVYLFANGGELLNIGAVINKAKVYFGGSTGPTHIAASLQKNIVALYPKKPTQSPKRWGIFGNDNVVYIIPDENSKENYKHKNFDSYNKITELKIVQEIVNRLERK comes from the coding sequence ATGGATCGTATTTACAAAAGGATAATAATATCAAGAACAGATAAAATAGGAGATTTAATCTTATCAATCCCCAGCTTTTTTATGGTTAGAAAAATGTATCCAGATGCAGAAATAACTTTATTAGTAAGAAGTTATAATTATAATATAGTAAAAAATTTACCTTATATAAATAGAGTAATTCAGATAGATAATTATAGACAAAAAGAGCTTTTAGAAAAGATTCAATATTTTAATGCAGATGTATTTATAGCATTATATGTAGATAAATTTGTAATGCAATTGGCTAAAGCAAGTAAAGCTAAAATAAAAATAGGGCCATTATCTAAATTAAAATCATTTTTTATTTTTAATAAGGGAGTTCTACAAAAAAGATCTAAATCTATAAAACATGAAGCAGAATATAATTTAGATTTAATAAAAAAACTTGATAAAAAGAAATTTGAAGAAAGGTTTGAGCTAAATACTCAGATTTTTTTAGATAAAAATAACTTAGAATCTGCTGAAAAGTTTTTTAAAGACAATAATATAGGAGAAAAAGTTTTAGTTGTAAATCCTTTTATGGGAGGATCAGCTAAAAATATAACAGATGAGCAATATGCAGATGTTTTAAGAAAAGTTTATGATGAAAGTGAGAGCATAGATATTATAATAACTGCACATATTTCAGATGAAGATAGAGGTTTGGCTTTGGTTGAAAAAATAGGAAGAGAAAGAGTTTATCTTTTTGCCAATGGTGGGGAACTTTTAAACATAGGAGCTGTAATAAATAAAGCCAAAGTTTATTTTGGAGGATCTACAGGACCAACACATATAGCTGCATCTTTACAAAAGAATATAGTTGCATTATATCCTAAAAAACCTACTCAAAGTCCTAAAAGGTGGGGAATATTTGGAAATGATAACGTTGTTTATATAATTCCAGATGAAAATTCAAAAGAAAATTATAAACATAAAAATTTTGATTCATATAATAAAATAACTGAATTAAAAATAGTTCAAGAAATAGTGAATAGATTGGAGAGAAAATAG
- the waaF gene encoding lipopolysaccharide heptosyltransferase II, whose product MKILIIHTAFIGDIVLSTPLLKRIKEIYPEAKITYVTTPIGATILRNNPNLTEIIEYDKRGNHSGIKGLINLGRRLRYENFNLVLTLHRYLRSSVLSWLTRSPQRIGYDTASGAFLFTKKINYDKNKHEVEKILSFMGEIPKLPRKDYPVELFPGKKEVETIDRIWSENKLESQKVIAIAPGSKWFTKKWPLEYFNEVIDLLVNNDYKIVIIGGKDELFLNIKVQKNVIDLRGKTTLLEVAEILKRTALVLTNDSSPIHIASAYKTTNILAIFGPTVKEFGFFPWSENSEVLQVENLSCRPCAIHGGNKCPKGHFKCMLDIKPELVYKKILQILERK is encoded by the coding sequence GTGAAAATATTAATTATACATACAGCTTTTATAGGAGATATAGTTTTATCGACACCTTTATTAAAGAGGATAAAAGAAATTTATCCTGAGGCTAAAATTACATATGTAACAACTCCTATAGGTGCAACTATTTTGAGAAATAATCCTAATTTGACAGAGATAATAGAATATGATAAAAGAGGGAATCATTCAGGTATAAAAGGGTTAATAAATTTAGGAAGAAGACTTAGATATGAAAATTTTAATTTAGTTTTGACTCTTCATAGATATTTACGTAGTTCGGTTTTATCTTGGCTTACAAGGTCTCCTCAAAGAATTGGATATGATACAGCAAGTGGAGCTTTTTTATTTACTAAAAAAATAAATTATGATAAAAATAAGCACGAGGTTGAAAAAATATTATCTTTTATGGGAGAGATTCCAAAATTACCAAGAAAAGATTATCCAGTTGAACTTTTTCCTGGGAAAAAAGAGGTTGAAACTATAGATAGGATTTGGAGTGAAAATAAACTAGAATCACAAAAAGTTATAGCTATTGCCCCAGGAAGTAAATGGTTTACTAAAAAATGGCCTTTGGAATACTTTAATGAAGTAATAGATTTATTAGTAAATAATGATTACAAAATAGTTATTATAGGTGGAAAAGACGAGTTATTTTTAAATATCAAAGTTCAGAAGAATGTAATAGATTTAAGAGGGAAAACCACTTTATTAGAAGTAGCAGAGATACTAAAAAGAACAGCTTTGGTTTTAACAAATGATTCATCGCCGATTCATATAGCTTCAGCATATAAAACAACAAATATTTTAGCAATTTTTGGTCCAACAGTAAAAGAGTTTGGATTTTTTCCGTGGAGCGAAAATAGTGAGGTTTTACAGGTGGAAAATCTTTCATGTAGACCTTGTGCAATTCATGGAGGAAATAAATGTCCTAAGGGTCATTTTAAATGTATGTTAGATATAAAGCCAGAGTTAGTTTATAAAAAAATTTTACAAATTTTAGAGAGGAAATAA
- the recA gene encoding recombinase RecA, whose amino-acid sequence MAKKSIDTTDKSKALETALKQIRKDFGDGSIMKLGENQGMNIEVIPTGSINLDLALGLGGVPRGRIIEVYGAESSGKTTIALHVVAQAQKMGGVAAFIDAEHALDPVYAKALGVDVEELLISQPDFGEQALEIADMLVRSGAIDVIVVDSVAALVPKAEIDGEMSDQQMGLQARLMSKALRKLTASINKSKTTMIFINQVRDKIGGFSFGPQTTTTGGKALKFYSSVRMEVKRIGSVKQGEEIIGNETVVKVTKNKVAPPFKEAKFQIMYGKGISRVGEILDMALENDIVAKSGAWFSFGDIRLGQGKENVKARLETEAELLAAIEEKVNQLLQKNTIVVHSSEGEDEIEAEEIIEE is encoded by the coding sequence ATGGCAAAAAAATCAATAGATACAACGGATAAGTCAAAAGCGTTAGAAACAGCATTAAAACAGATAAGAAAAGATTTTGGAGACGGGTCAATAATGAAACTTGGTGAAAACCAAGGGATGAATATTGAAGTTATACCAACAGGAAGTATAAATTTGGATTTAGCTTTAGGTTTGGGAGGAGTTCCAAGAGGTAGAATTATAGAAGTTTATGGAGCGGAAAGTTCTGGAAAAACAACAATAGCACTTCATGTGGTTGCACAAGCACAAAAAATGGGAGGAGTAGCAGCTTTTATAGATGCTGAGCATGCATTAGACCCAGTATATGCAAAAGCTTTAGGAGTAGACGTTGAAGAGTTGTTAATATCACAACCGGATTTTGGAGAACAAGCATTAGAGATAGCTGATATGTTAGTTAGATCTGGAGCTATCGATGTAATCGTAGTAGATTCAGTAGCTGCATTAGTTCCAAAAGCAGAGATAGACGGAGAAATGTCAGATCAACAAATGGGATTACAAGCTAGATTAATGTCAAAAGCATTAAGAAAATTAACTGCTTCTATAAACAAATCAAAAACAACGATGATATTTATAAATCAAGTTAGAGATAAAATTGGTGGATTTAGTTTTGGACCACAAACAACAACAACAGGTGGAAAAGCTCTGAAGTTTTATTCATCAGTTAGAATGGAAGTTAAAAGAATTGGAAGTGTTAAACAAGGAGAGGAAATCATAGGAAATGAAACTGTGGTTAAGGTAACTAAAAATAAAGTTGCACCTCCATTTAAAGAAGCTAAATTCCAAATTATGTATGGAAAAGGAATATCTAGAGTGGGAGAAATTTTAGATATGGCTTTAGAAAATGATATTGTTGCAAAATCAGGGGCATGGTTTAGTTTTGGTGATATAAGATTAGGTCAAGGAAAAGAAAATGTAAAGGCTAGACTAGAAACAGAGGCAGAGTTATTAGCAGCAATTGAAGAAAAAGTAAATCAACTTTTACAAAAAAATACAATAGTAGTTCATTCATCAGAAGGAGAGGATGAAATTGAAGCTGAAGAGATTATTGAAGAATAA
- a CDS encoding acetate/propionate family kinase → MKVLVINCGSSSLKYQLLNPESGELFAIGLCERIGIEGSKMEYETPANDFEIEIKEAMPTHKEALELVIKAITNPEYGVIKSVEEIDAIGHRVVHGGEKFAKSVLVTPEVMAAMEECSELAPLHNPANLLGIRTMQELMPGKPNVGVFDTSFHQTMPKEAYMYALPYEDYTELKVRKYGFHGTSHKFVSGVARELLGNPAESKIIVCHLGNGGSVSAVKNGECIDTSMGLTPLQGIMMGTRCGDIDPAAVLFIKNKRGLSDKEMDDRMNKKSGILGIFGESSDCRDMEIAAEAGNERAILAENMFAYKIRGYVGNYAAQMGGVDAICFTGGIGENSGKTREDVLKGLEFLGIDLNKEVNSKRQKGNVLLTTETSKVKVFKIPTNEELVIARDTYEIVNATK, encoded by the coding sequence ATGAAAGTTTTAGTTATTAACTGTGGTAGTTCTTCTCTAAAGTACCAGTTATTAAATCCTGAATCAGGAGAGTTATTTGCAATTGGACTATGTGAGAGAATAGGAATCGAAGGTTCAAAAATGGAATATGAAACTCCAGCAAATGATTTTGAAATAGAAATAAAAGAGGCTATGCCAACTCATAAAGAAGCTCTTGAGCTAGTAATAAAAGCAATAACTAATCCAGAATATGGAGTAATTAAATCTGTTGAAGAGATAGATGCAATAGGTCATAGAGTAGTACACGGTGGAGAGAAATTTGCTAAATCAGTTTTAGTAACTCCAGAAGTTATGGCAGCTATGGAAGAGTGTTCAGAGTTAGCACCTTTACATAACCCTGCAAACTTATTAGGAATCAGAACAATGCAAGAATTAATGCCAGGAAAACCAAATGTTGGAGTATTTGATACATCATTCCATCAAACAATGCCAAAAGAGGCTTATATGTATGCATTACCATACGAAGATTATACAGAGTTAAAAGTAAGAAAATATGGATTCCACGGAACATCTCATAAATTTGTTTCTGGAGTAGCAAGAGAATTACTTGGAAACCCTGCAGAATCTAAGATAATAGTATGTCACTTAGGAAACGGTGGATCTGTATCTGCAGTTAAAAATGGTGAGTGTATAGATACTTCAATGGGATTAACTCCATTACAAGGAATTATGATGGGAACTAGATGTGGAGATATCGATCCAGCAGCAGTTTTATTCATAAAAAATAAAAGAGGATTATCTGATAAAGAAATGGATGACAGAATGAACAAAAAATCTGGAATTTTAGGAATATTTGGAGAGTCATCAGATTGTAGAGATATGGAAATTGCAGCAGAAGCTGGAAATGAAAGAGCTATTTTAGCTGAGAATATGTTCGCTTACAAAATAAGAGGATATGTAGGAAACTATGCAGCTCAAATGGGTGGAGTAGACGCAATTTGCTTCACTGGAGGAATTGGAGAAAATTCTGGAAAAACTAGAGAAGATGTATTAAAAGGACTAGAGTTCTTAGGAATTGATTTAAATAAAGAAGTTAACTCTAAGAGACAAAAAGGTAATGTTCTTTTAACTACAGAAACATCAAAAGTAAAAGTATTCAAAATACCTACAAATGAAGAGTTAGTAATAGCAAGAGATACTTACGAAATAGTAAACGCTACAAAGTAA
- a CDS encoding glycosyltransferase family 9 protein yields MRVLIIRLSSIGDVILTTPVLKELKKKYPDIIIDFLVLENFKDAISGCPYIDNLILFNKKKHDGLKKMIAFGNELKKNNYDYVFDLHSKVRSKVISNAIGSKVYTYKKRSFIKSILVKTKMIKYKVDDTIIKNYFGAFKVLGLEYKGEDLTFSFDRKDSEKLEAMGIDYSNVPMIAPGASKETKKWTKEGFAELSKLLYNKYGKSPIIIGSKSEYEMCEEIKRLSGDIAINMAGKLTLKESGALLSRAKFLVTNDSGPFHIARGVKCPTFVIFGPTSPEMFEYDEKNILIYLNEPCSPCSLHGDKVCPQKHFNCMKKLSAQKVMEIIEKSGR; encoded by the coding sequence TTGAGAGTTTTAATTATAAGACTTAGTTCAATAGGCGATGTAATATTGACAACGCCAGTATTAAAAGAGTTGAAAAAAAAATACCCAGATATAATTATAGATTTTTTAGTTCTAGAAAATTTTAAAGATGCGATTTCTGGATGTCCTTATATAGATAATTTAATATTATTTAATAAAAAAAAGCATGATGGCTTGAAGAAAATGATAGCTTTTGGAAATGAATTAAAAAAGAATAATTATGACTATGTTTTTGATTTACATTCAAAAGTAAGATCTAAAGTAATTAGTAATGCAATCGGAAGTAAAGTATATACATACAAAAAAAGAAGTTTTATAAAAAGCATTTTAGTTAAAACGAAAATGATAAAATATAAAGTAGATGATACAATAATAAAAAATTATTTTGGAGCGTTTAAAGTTCTTGGCTTAGAATATAAAGGTGAAGATTTAACCTTTAGTTTTGACAGAAAAGATTCAGAGAAATTAGAAGCAATGGGAATAGACTATAGTAATGTACCTATGATAGCTCCAGGAGCTTCAAAAGAGACTAAAAAATGGACAAAAGAAGGATTTGCAGAATTGTCAAAACTACTTTATAATAAATATGGTAAAAGCCCTATTATAATTGGTTCTAAAAGTGAATATGAAATGTGTGAAGAAATTAAAAGACTTAGTGGAGATATAGCTATAAATATGGCAGGAAAACTAACTTTAAAAGAGAGTGGAGCATTACTGTCAAGAGCTAAATTTTTAGTAACTAATGATTCTGGTCCATTTCATATAGCTAGAGGGGTAAAATGTCCAACTTTTGTAATATTTGGACCAACTAGTCCAGAGATGTTTGAGTATGATGAAAAAAATATACTTATATACTTAAATGAACCTTGTTCTCCTTGTAGTTTACATGGAGATAAAGTGTGTCCGCAAAAACATTTTAATTGTATGAAAAAGTTAAGTGCACAAAAGGTAATGGAAATAATAGAGAAAAGTGGGAGGTAA